In Notamacropus eugenii isolate mMacEug1 chromosome 1, mMacEug1.pri_v2, whole genome shotgun sequence, one genomic interval encodes:
- the LOC140519713 gene encoding olfactory receptor 5M5-like, protein MESSNLTSVTEFILLGLSSQPEIQVYLFLLFLMICLIILLGNLLIMLLIMIDLRLHTPMYFFLTNLSSIEICLTSCVFPQMLVHFLAERKSISYSCCVIQFYTSLSFGIAECYILSVMAYDRYVAIRDPLRYSVTMNWVICGRLAAGSWLGGFILSAVDTVATFQLSFCHNNVINHFLCEMPALLHLSCTDTSQAELVMQVLCIFTLLGPITLIILSYAHIIIAVLRIRSAQGRRKAFSTCSSHLLVVTLFFGTIMSLYLKPKSLSSPEYNKVVSVFYLAFTPVLNPLIYSLRNKEVKMALRKLLGKPESP, encoded by the coding sequence ATGGAGAGCAGCAACCTCACCTCAGTGACTGAGTTCATCCTCCTTGGCCTCTCCAGTCAGCCTGAGATCCAGGtctacctcttcctcctcttcctcatgatCTGCCTGATCATCTTGCTGGGGAACCTGCTCATTATGTTGCTGATAATGATCGATTTGCGCCTTCATACACCTATGTATTTCTTCCTCACTAATTTAtcaagtatagaaatctgtttaaCATCCTGTGTGTTTCCACAGATGCTGGTACACTTCTTGGCAGAGAGAAAATCTATCTCCTACTCTTGCTGTGTCATACAGTTCTACACATCCCTTTCCTTTGGCATTGCAGAGTGCTATATCCTCTCAGTGATGGCATATGACCGCTATGTTGCTATTCGAGACCCTTTAAGGTATTCAGTCACAATGAACTGGGTGATTTGTGGGAGGCTAGCTGCTGGGTCATGGTTGGGTGGTTTTATACTTTCTGCAGTAGATACAGTTGCCACGTTTCAGCTGTCATTCTGCCATAATAATGTAATCAATCATTTTTTGTGTGAAATGCCTGCTCTACTGCACCTCTCTTGCACTGACACCAGCCAGGCAGAGCTAGTCATGCAGGTCCTCTGTATCTTTACCCTTTTGGGCCCTATCACACTTATCATCCTTTCCTATGCACATATCATCATTGCTGTCCTGAGAATTCGCTCTGCCCAGGGACGCAGAAAGGCTTTCTCTACTTGCTCTTCCCACCTTCTAGTTGTTACTCTATTTTTTGGGACTATAATGTCTCTTTACTTAAAGCCCAAGTCTCTATCCTCTCCAGAATACAATAAGGTTGTTTCAGTGTTTTATTTGGCTTTTACACCTGTCCTTAACCCTCTAATCTATAGCCTGAGGAATAAAGAGGTGAAAATGGCCCTAAGAAAACTTTTGGGGAAACCTGAAAGTCCTTAA